One part of the Clostridium thermosuccinogenes genome encodes these proteins:
- a CDS encoding magnesium transporter CorA family protein, with the protein MMEIFKSSENGQELYSIENIEKGCWINLVAPTEDEMNRIQSSLGVSSNFLRDPLDEEEKPRIDVDGNQTLIIVDVPYVYEENKELKYETIPMGLLVAEDCFITICLKENTVLRVFRSKKVKEFFTFKKTRFTFQILFEIAREFLTYLRHINKKTDDVERALHKSMKNKELLKLLDFEKSLVFFTTSLKSNEIVMEKLLRGKYLKMYEEDQDLLEDVIIENKQAIEMANIYSSILSGMMDAFASVISNNLNIVMKFLTSVTIVLSVPTMISSFFGMNVPVPYASNPLGFFYVLLISLAVSLVVIYILSKKEMF; encoded by the coding sequence ATGATGGAAATATTCAAAAGCAGTGAAAATGGACAGGAACTCTATAGCATAGAAAATATTGAAAAAGGATGCTGGATAAATCTAGTTGCTCCTACGGAGGATGAAATGAACCGTATCCAGAGCTCCCTGGGTGTATCATCCAATTTTTTAAGGGACCCGCTGGATGAAGAGGAAAAGCCCAGAATAGATGTTGATGGCAACCAGACCCTGATTATTGTAGACGTGCCTTATGTTTATGAAGAGAATAAGGAGCTCAAATATGAAACCATCCCTATGGGTTTGCTTGTGGCAGAGGACTGTTTTATTACCATATGCCTGAAGGAAAACACTGTCCTTAGGGTTTTCAGGAGTAAAAAGGTAAAAGAATTCTTTACTTTTAAAAAGACGAGGTTTACATTCCAGATACTTTTTGAGATAGCAAGGGAGTTTCTCACCTATCTGCGGCATATAAACAAGAAGACCGACGATGTGGAAAGAGCGCTTCATAAGTCTATGAAAAATAAAGAACTGCTGAAACTTCTGGACTTTGAAAAAAGCCTTGTGTTCTTTACTACATCTCTCAAATCCAACGAAATTGTGATGGAGAAGTTATTAAGGGGAAAATATCTTAAAATGTATGAAGAGGATCAAGACTTGCTGGAGGACGTAATCATTGAAAACAAGCAGGCTATTGAAATGGCAAATATATACAGCTCCATTTTGAGTGGCATGATGGACGCTTTTGCCTCAGTTATATCGAACAACCTGAATATCGTGATGAAATTTCTGACATCGGTGACGATAGTTTTGTCTGTACCTACGATGATATCCAGCTTCTTTGGAATGAACGTCCCTGTACCGTATGCGTCTAATCCTCTGGGATTTTTCTATGTGTTGCTTATATCTCTGGCAGTATCACTGGTGGTAATATATATCCTATCAAAAAAGGAGATGTTTTGA
- the rfbA gene encoding glucose-1-phosphate thymidylyltransferase RfbA: MRGIILAGGSGTRLYPITKPISKQIVPIYDKPMIYYPLSVLMLANIREILIISTPRDLPLYKELFGDGSQLGMSFSYEAQAQPNGIAEAFIVGEKFIGNDSVALILGDNVFYGHGFSGILQEISLLREGACIFGYYVNNPKAYGVVEFDEEGHVLSIEEKPEKPKSNYAVPGLYFYDNNVVQIARNLKPSPRGELEITDVNREYLRRGCLNMQILGRGFAWLDTGTHDSLLEASNFVQTVQKRQGLYVACIEEIAYRNRFITKEQLHTLAKPLIKTEYGQYLMRL; this comes from the coding sequence TTGAGGGGGATCATATTAGCAGGGGGCAGCGGAACACGCCTATACCCAATAACCAAACCCATAAGCAAGCAGATAGTGCCGATTTATGATAAACCGATGATCTACTATCCCCTATCTGTTTTGATGCTTGCAAATATAAGGGAAATATTGATTATTTCAACACCGAGGGATTTACCGTTATATAAGGAGCTTTTTGGTGATGGAAGTCAATTGGGAATGTCCTTTTCCTATGAAGCACAAGCTCAACCAAATGGGATCGCAGAAGCGTTTATTGTTGGAGAGAAGTTTATAGGAAATGACTCAGTTGCTTTGATATTGGGAGATAACGTTTTTTATGGCCATGGCTTTTCTGGCATACTACAGGAAATTTCTCTCTTGCGCGAAGGTGCGTGCATATTTGGATATTATGTAAACAATCCGAAAGCATATGGAGTGGTGGAATTTGATGAAGAGGGACATGTGCTATCCATTGAAGAAAAGCCTGAGAAACCTAAGTCCAACTACGCTGTGCCGGGACTTTATTTCTATGATAATAATGTAGTTCAGATTGCCAGAAACCTGAAGCCATCGCCGAGAGGAGAATTGGAGATTACAGACGTCAACAGGGAATATCTCAGGAGAGGCTGCTTAAATATGCAAATATTAGGAAGAGGCTTTGCATGGCTTGATACCGGAACTCATGATTCCTTACTGGAAGCCAGCAATTTTGTCCAAACGGTTCAAAAAAGACAAGGCCTTTATGTTGCTTGTATAGAAGAAATAGCATACAGGAATAGGTTTATAACAAAAGAGCAGCTACATACACTAGCGAAGCCATTAATCAAGACTGAATATGGACAGTATTTAATGAGATTATAG
- the fliS gene encoding flagellar export chaperone FliS: protein MVINNPYAQYKENSVFTATPEELTLMLYNGLVKFILQGINAIEEKNIKKANGCLIRCQDIITEFRATLDMNYEISKSFDSIYEYMYRRLVDANIRKDKAILEEVLGYAKELRDTWQEAMKLAKRGR, encoded by the coding sequence ATAGTGATAAATAACCCCTATGCCCAGTACAAGGAAAATTCTGTTTTTACCGCGACTCCTGAGGAATTGACCCTCATGCTTTATAATGGGCTCGTGAAGTTTATATTGCAGGGGATTAATGCTATAGAGGAAAAAAACATAAAGAAGGCTAACGGTTGCTTAATAAGATGCCAGGATATAATTACGGAATTCAGAGCGACTCTGGATATGAACTATGAAATTTCCAAAAGTTTCGACAGTATTTATGAGTACATGTACAGGCGTCTGGTGGATGCGAATATCAGGAAGGACAAAGCCATATTGGAAGAAGTCCTCGGATATGCGAAAGAGCTCCGCGACACCTGGCAGGAAGCAATGAAGTTGGCGAAACGCGGAAGATAG
- the fliD gene encoding flagellar filament capping protein FliD — MATNSYINAMSNRFRMTGTSGLDVESMVQQLMKVERLKMDKLVKSRQLKTWMMEDYRSITNKMREFYDTYFNIAKPATNFTSASAFTAYKAVSSNSAISVTAGSGATTGVRQITVKSTASAATKNGASMPASLKGASAVDMTKMKKGKQFTITLDGVTKTITLDKDYSSGTVSELAGDGTSGLQKLIDDAFGAGKIKVEEDKNNPGALVFTPALKSSSLSIGNATDSYLSVLGLVNGKSNAITSGAITDFSGTEFKDREFKVQIGSGTAVTVKINAEVNSIDELINSINDALIGTEVKVDGKTSNLGKYVRVIKDSGSSESDKLKFVAIDSSQTIKLQSSDNSDADLLSKIGISSGTSISNLSGSVNISASDAYKSFNIKVDDGTTVKTVNIYLDGDYTDFSDLQAAIQSQISDKVSGVSGVEVRITDGKISFVSTDQNAVKQITVEAEDVRSALGFSSSQTSSNRINLNDTLENINKSGILAENFNFGTDDELSFTINGEEFTVSKTDTLSSIISRINSSSAGVTIRYDTVNNRFAIQSKNTGSAAVIDNEDNTDGDGGNFFKALGITTTTDQGGSITRGTNASLTIDGVDVERSTNEFTIEGVTYKLQEMASGADPISATVTVSSNPDELFEKIKGFVDKYNELVGLINTKLNEERFRDYEPLTSEQKAQMSENEIKLWEEKARSGLLRNDSTLSSILNNMRRALYDAIYSDASDSDSKLSLHLSSIGITTSSNYKDGGKLVIDEQKLKNAIINNPDEVVQLFAKDDSGISYYNTLSDSSKKSERYKESGLAVRLSDIIQDNIRVIGNSNGQKGALLEKAGMIGDSSEYTNLLYKEIKSYDKSIYEMTIKLIEKENSYYNMFAAMEDALNKMYSQSSWLAAQFSQG; from the coding sequence ATGGCTACCAACAGTTATATCAATGCGATGAGCAACAGGTTCAGGATGACAGGAACCAGCGGTTTAGATGTCGAGAGCATGGTACAGCAGCTTATGAAGGTTGAAAGGCTGAAAATGGACAAGCTTGTCAAGAGCAGGCAGTTGAAAACGTGGATGATGGAAGACTATAGATCTATAACCAACAAAATGAGGGAGTTTTATGATACATATTTCAACATAGCTAAGCCTGCTACCAACTTTACTTCTGCCAGCGCTTTTACTGCATATAAAGCAGTATCTTCCAATTCAGCCATATCAGTTACGGCAGGAAGTGGAGCTACTACAGGTGTGCGCCAGATTACAGTGAAATCGACCGCTTCTGCTGCGACAAAAAACGGAGCTTCAATGCCAGCTTCATTAAAAGGTGCTTCGGCAGTAGATATGACCAAGATGAAGAAGGGAAAACAGTTTACCATCACCTTGGATGGAGTTACAAAAACCATTACATTGGACAAGGATTATTCTTCAGGCACGGTATCAGAACTGGCGGGAGACGGGACAAGCGGCCTGCAGAAGCTGATAGATGATGCTTTTGGAGCAGGTAAAATAAAAGTGGAAGAAGACAAGAATAATCCCGGCGCATTAGTATTTACACCGGCTCTCAAAAGCAGTTCCTTAAGCATAGGAAATGCTACGGACAGTTACCTGTCAGTACTGGGACTGGTAAATGGAAAGAGTAATGCGATTACCAGCGGTGCTATAACGGATTTCAGCGGAACGGAGTTTAAGGATAGGGAGTTCAAAGTACAAATAGGCTCCGGTACTGCGGTTACCGTAAAAATTAATGCAGAGGTCAATAGTATTGACGAACTTATCAATAGTATAAACGACGCTCTCATTGGAACAGAAGTCAAAGTTGACGGAAAGACCAGCAATCTTGGTAAATATGTCAGGGTGATAAAAGACTCCGGTTCATCTGAATCTGACAAGTTGAAGTTTGTAGCCATTGATTCGTCCCAGACGATTAAGCTTCAAAGCAGCGACAATTCCGATGCCGATCTTTTATCAAAGATTGGCATAAGCTCAGGAACGTCCATTAGCAACCTGTCGGGTTCTGTTAATATCAGCGCTTCCGATGCATATAAGAGTTTCAATATAAAGGTTGATGACGGTACTACTGTCAAAACTGTAAACATTTATTTGGACGGCGATTATACCGATTTCTCTGATTTGCAAGCTGCAATACAAAGCCAGATAAGTGACAAAGTATCCGGAGTATCCGGAGTTGAAGTGCGAATTACAGATGGAAAGATCAGCTTTGTTTCTACAGATCAAAATGCTGTAAAGCAGATCACTGTGGAGGCTGAGGATGTCAGGTCCGCTTTAGGGTTTAGCTCATCCCAGACTAGCAGCAACAGGATAAACCTGAACGATACCCTTGAGAATATAAACAAAAGTGGGATTTTAGCTGAGAATTTTAATTTTGGAACAGATGATGAACTGTCTTTCACAATAAACGGCGAGGAGTTTACAGTATCCAAAACGGATACGTTGAGCAGCATAATATCAAGAATCAACAGCAGCAGCGCTGGGGTTACAATAAGGTATGATACGGTAAACAACCGTTTTGCCATCCAATCCAAAAACACAGGAAGTGCTGCCGTTATTGACAATGAGGACAATACCGACGGTGATGGGGGCAACTTCTTTAAAGCCCTTGGCATAACAACTACAACGGATCAGGGAGGAAGTATTACCAGAGGTACCAATGCCAGCCTTACTATAGATGGAGTGGATGTGGAGCGCTCCACCAACGAATTCACCATCGAAGGAGTGACATATAAGCTGCAGGAAATGGCCAGTGGTGCCGACCCAATCAGTGCAACCGTCACGGTATCCTCCAATCCCGATGAGTTATTTGAGAAGATAAAAGGCTTTGTAGATAAATACAATGAATTGGTGGGGCTTATCAATACCAAGTTAAATGAAGAAAGATTCAGGGATTATGAACCTCTTACTTCTGAACAGAAAGCTCAAATGTCGGAAAATGAGATAAAGCTGTGGGAGGAAAAGGCGAGGTCAGGTTTGCTGCGCAATGACAGCACATTGAGCAGTATTTTAAACAACATGAGAAGAGCTCTTTATGACGCTATCTATTCTGACGCTTCTGACAGCGATTCGAAACTGTCTTTGCACCTCAGCTCCATAGGAATAACTACAAGCAGCAACTATAAGGACGGAGGCAAGCTGGTGATCGATGAGCAGAAGCTTAAAAATGCCATAATCAACAATCCTGATGAAGTGGTGCAGCTGTTTGCCAAGGATGATTCTGGGATATCCTATTACAATACCCTTTCCGACTCTTCAAAGAAGTCTGAAAGGTATAAGGAGTCGGGCCTGGCTGTGAGGCTTTCCGATATAATACAGGATAACATAAGGGTTATTGGAAACAGCAACGGACAAAAGGGTGCACTGCTGGAGAAGGCAGGAATGATAGGAGATTCGTCTGAATATACCAACCTTTTATATAAGGAAATAAAATCCTATGATAAAAGTATTTATGAGATGACTATAAAGTTGATCGAAAAAGAAAATAGTTATTACAACATGTTTGCAGCCATGGAAGATGCTCTGAACAAGATGTATTCCCAGAGTAGCTGGCTGGCTGCCCAATTTTCGCAAGGTTAA
- a CDS encoding flagellar protein FlgN translates to MVDICIRKMIELSSKKYSLLQDMLELTRAQSGTITEDGIENLQKLIAEKQTKIEEIDKLDEEFTSCFQQLKQELKVERLEEINNASIPGIKELKDTVGRIMELLEEIRKLESRNIENAEKLMDGLSTQIKKLNQGKTINAAYGKNVVAAPPSFFVDSRK, encoded by the coding sequence ATGGTGGATATTTGTATAAGAAAAATGATAGAGTTATCGTCAAAAAAATATTCTCTCCTGCAGGACATGCTGGAATTGACCCGGGCCCAGTCCGGGACTATAACAGAGGATGGGATTGAGAATCTGCAAAAACTCATAGCAGAAAAGCAAACTAAGATAGAGGAAATCGACAAACTTGATGAGGAGTTTACCTCCTGCTTCCAGCAGCTTAAGCAGGAATTGAAGGTAGAGAGGCTCGAAGAAATCAATAATGCTTCCATTCCAGGCATAAAGGAACTGAAGGATACTGTCGGGAGGATAATGGAGCTCCTGGAAGAAATAAGAAAGCTGGAATCCCGGAACATTGAGAATGCTGAAAAGTTGATGGATGGGCTGTCAACTCAAATAAAAAAGCTCAATCAGGGTAAGACTATAAATGCAGCATATGGAAAAAATGTAGTTGCAGCACCGCCGTCATTCTTTGTGGACAGCAGAAAGTGA
- a CDS encoding radical SAM protein has product MGEMPVVSKAYLHMWEEPCISGVNGSGTVFFSGCNLKCVFCQNYKISQENFGIEITTDKLAQIFINLQQKGAHNINLVNPTHFVKQIREALQKAEGLKIPVVYNSNGYEKVETLRTMEGMINVYLPDLKYYNPEVSKKYSAASDYFEVATAAILEMYRQVGGVVFDENGLLKKGMIIRHLILPGMAKQSIKILDWIKANLPGDILISLMSQYTPYYKAEKHPEINRRITRYEYDMVVNHCIKIGLDNGYIQERDSAEEEYIPDFNLEGVDF; this is encoded by the coding sequence ATGGGAGAAATGCCGGTGGTTTCCAAGGCCTATCTGCACATGTGGGAAGAACCTTGCATAAGCGGTGTGAATGGTTCGGGCACCGTCTTTTTTTCCGGATGCAATTTAAAATGCGTTTTTTGTCAGAATTATAAAATAAGCCAGGAGAATTTCGGAATAGAGATAACTACAGACAAGCTGGCGCAGATTTTTATCAACCTCCAGCAAAAAGGCGCCCATAATATAAACCTTGTAAATCCAACACATTTTGTAAAACAGATAAGGGAAGCTCTTCAAAAGGCTGAAGGGCTCAAGATTCCTGTGGTTTACAATTCCAATGGGTATGAGAAGGTTGAAACTTTAAGAACGATGGAGGGTATGATAAACGTATACCTGCCGGATCTAAAATATTACAATCCCGAAGTTTCAAAAAAATATTCAGCAGCTTCCGACTATTTTGAGGTCGCTACTGCAGCGATTTTAGAGATGTACAGGCAGGTGGGGGGAGTTGTTTTTGATGAAAACGGGCTGCTAAAAAAGGGTATGATAATACGCCACCTGATATTGCCGGGTATGGCGAAACAATCCATTAAAATTTTGGACTGGATAAAAGCAAACCTTCCCGGGGATATTCTAATAAGCCTTATGAGCCAGTATACACCTTATTATAAGGCAGAAAAGCATCCGGAAATAAATAGGAGGATTACAAGGTATGAGTATGATATGGTGGTGAACCACTGCATTAAAATAGGCCTGGACAATGGCTATATCCAGGAGCGGGATTCAGCTGAAGAGGAGTACATTCCCGATTTCAACCTGGAAGGTGTTGATTTCTGA
- a CDS encoding flagellar protein FlaG, protein MQINGMDAASMIKTNTDVTAVAKANTNTVQKKGDLLENKSISSLTEFDKMTMPVAEKVLIDAIERANKSLAGTNRKFEVSVHEKTNDIMVKVINTESNEVIREIPPEKILDLVAKLWELAGIIVDERR, encoded by the coding sequence ATGCAAATAAATGGCATGGATGCCGCTTCTATGATAAAGACAAACACGGATGTTACTGCAGTTGCAAAAGCTAATACCAATACAGTGCAAAAAAAAGGCGATTTGCTGGAGAACAAAAGCATATCAAGCTTGACGGAATTTGATAAAATGACGATGCCTGTGGCTGAAAAGGTACTGATTGATGCCATTGAAAGGGCTAATAAATCCTTGGCAGGCACCAACCGCAAATTTGAGGTTTCAGTGCATGAAAAGACCAACGATATCATGGTAAAGGTTATAAATACGGAAAGCAATGAGGTAATCAGGGAAATACCTCCTGAAAAAATCCTTGACCTCGTAGCTAAGCTATGGGAGCTTGCCGGAATTATCGTGGATGAAAGGAGATGA
- a CDS encoding transketolase, with product MITKEIRKSILQMVYRSKSSHIGSCLSIVEILYVLYFKVMRIDPAHPDNESRDKFILSKGHASAALYATLAEKGFFQKQLLERFYVDYGLLPGHVDMKAVPGIEASSGSLGHGLSIGIGMAIANKLSNNPGHIYVLLGDGECNEGSIWEGVMIAPMLKLDNLTVIIDLNKLQGYGRSDEIINQSNIIERWKAFGWDTYDIDGHDTEEIEVALKYYHSMPKVIVANTIKGKGISFMENKLEWHYKSPNTEEYQKALAELGD from the coding sequence ATGATTACAAAAGAGATTAGGAAATCCATATTGCAAATGGTGTATAGATCAAAATCATCTCATATTGGGAGTTGTCTTTCTATAGTTGAAATTCTATATGTATTATACTTCAAAGTTATGCGCATAGATCCTGCTCATCCAGACAATGAGAGCAGAGATAAATTCATTTTAAGCAAAGGTCATGCAAGTGCAGCATTATACGCTACACTTGCTGAAAAAGGTTTTTTCCAAAAACAATTATTGGAGCGATTTTATGTAGATTATGGTTTGCTTCCGGGACATGTAGATATGAAAGCAGTCCCGGGCATAGAAGCTTCTTCTGGTTCTCTTGGACATGGGTTATCAATAGGAATAGGAATGGCTATAGCAAATAAACTTTCAAATAATCCAGGGCATATTTATGTTTTGCTTGGTGATGGTGAATGTAATGAGGGTTCTATATGGGAGGGTGTAATGATTGCTCCAATGTTAAAGCTCGATAATCTTACAGTTATTATTGATTTAAACAAACTTCAGGGGTACGGTAGAAGTGACGAAATTATAAATCAATCTAATATCATTGAAAGATGGAAAGCCTTTGGGTGGGACACTTACGATATAGATGGGCATGATACAGAAGAAATTGAAGTTGCGTTAAAATATTACCATAGCATGCCAAAGGTAATAGTCGCTAATACAATAAAGGGAAAAGGAATATCATTTATGGAAAATAAGTTAGAGTGGCATTACAAATCTCCAAACACTGAGGAATATCAAAAAGCACTGGCGGAATTAGGTGATTAA
- a CDS encoding NAD-dependent epimerase/dehydratase family protein, whose product MNAILVEDFKIINKYIDKSALMNSKWFITGSTGMLGSYFVSFLSWLNENELNNSLTMTLTHRSKSIKDDANIGYLTNKKYINFVQVDLSSEFEAIKYHGEYDYVVHAASNAAPRIYLEDPVGTINTNVRATQILLESLKKSKKLKAFMYVSSGEVYGNPPMEAVPTPESYIGVTDNLSNRSCYVESKRFAETICWNYYKHYGMPVRIIRPVHLYGPGFRENDSRVWADFIMKAVNARDIEILGDGLSRRGFCYLADAVVQILLVLLHGENGEVYNIGSDKHISIKELADVIASLTNDTVSVKIKNDLPDYLKGSPQISCPSVEKVSSLSKLHYTTIKTGLDRTMKWYNIKLKGEYDE is encoded by the coding sequence GTGAATGCAATTTTAGTAGAAGACTTTAAAATCATAAATAAATATATCGACAAGTCAGCATTAATGAATAGTAAATGGTTTATAACAGGCTCTACGGGAATGTTGGGCTCATATTTTGTATCATTTCTCAGTTGGTTAAATGAAAATGAGCTGAATAATTCACTTACAATGACGCTGACGCATAGAAGTAAATCGATAAAAGATGATGCAAATATAGGTTACCTGACGAACAAAAAATATATTAATTTTGTGCAAGTTGATTTAAGTTCTGAGTTCGAAGCAATAAAGTATCATGGTGAGTATGACTATGTTGTACACGCAGCATCGAACGCTGCTCCAAGAATATATCTCGAAGATCCTGTAGGCACAATAAATACAAATGTGAGAGCAACACAAATATTGCTTGAAAGTCTTAAGAAATCTAAAAAACTTAAGGCATTTATGTATGTAAGCTCAGGAGAAGTATATGGTAACCCTCCAATGGAAGCAGTGCCTACTCCTGAAAGCTATATAGGTGTGACAGATAATCTTTCAAATAGATCATGTTATGTCGAATCAAAGAGATTTGCAGAAACAATCTGCTGGAATTATTATAAACATTATGGAATGCCTGTGAGGATTATAAGACCTGTACATCTATATGGTCCAGGTTTCAGAGAAAACGATAGCAGAGTTTGGGCTGATTTTATTATGAAAGCAGTGAATGCTAGGGACATAGAAATATTGGGAGATGGGCTTTCACGAAGAGGTTTCTGCTACTTAGCGGATGCTGTTGTACAAATATTACTGGTTTTGTTACATGGAGAAAACGGGGAAGTATATAATATTGGAAGTGATAAGCACATATCAATCAAAGAGTTAGCTGATGTTATTGCATCTTTGACTAATGATACAGTTAGTGTAAAGATAAAAAACGATCTGCCGGACTATTTAAAAGGGAGTCCTCAGATATCATGTCCATCGGTAGAAAAAGTTAGTTCTCTTTCAAAATTACATTATACTACTATAAAAACAGGGTTAGATAGAACAATGAAATGGTATAATATCAAGTTAAAAGGAGAATACGATGAGTGA
- a CDS encoding class I SAM-dependent methyltransferase: MSENYFNLISECRSCRSKNIIEMYKTEYIPVAGIYYDEGSKPLNIKSPMTLLFCEDCGLVQLKETISSNIYSDYNFSGNTMNSYKNHLEKIAGLIVDEWNIKNKHVFEVGASDGALLKYIADKGNNKVAGVEPSKKLCDYAHSLGIDLKNDYFNGDYIRRNPEEKYDCVVVRHVMEHIDDLNDIADSLRKILNEDGLLVVEVPDVEAILTNNLYSNIFHEHLNYFSQVSINRLFARYGFKSVYETKVNIHGGSLLVFYKLRQLDEISNISKEFRNKLKSFAENISKYYSRINRLILDLSRENKIIHGYGASHRTFILLGNAHLHDCIPIIYDSNPFLDNRRLNGFHSLVMNPDTIVNNNPDTIVVFATSYESEIVKDLREKYHYDKQIISLRFEADESNDYKRD, translated from the coding sequence ATGAGTGAGAATTATTTTAATCTTATTAGTGAATGCAGGTCATGTAGGAGTAAAAATATTATAGAAATGTATAAGACTGAATACATACCAGTTGCGGGTATTTATTATGATGAGGGTTCTAAACCTCTTAATATTAAGTCACCAATGACTTTGCTATTTTGCGAAGACTGTGGGCTAGTGCAGCTCAAAGAGACTATTAGTTCTAATATATACAGCGACTATAATTTTAGTGGAAATACTATGAATTCGTATAAGAACCATTTGGAAAAGATAGCCGGGCTAATTGTTGACGAATGGAATATTAAGAATAAGCATGTATTTGAAGTAGGTGCAAGTGATGGAGCATTGCTTAAATATATAGCAGACAAAGGAAACAATAAAGTTGCAGGAGTAGAGCCCTCAAAAAAGCTTTGTGATTATGCACATAGCTTAGGTATAGATCTCAAGAATGATTATTTTAATGGAGATTATATAAGGAGAAATCCTGAAGAGAAATATGATTGTGTAGTAGTTAGACATGTAATGGAGCATATTGATGATTTAAATGATATAGCGGATTCCTTACGCAAAATACTAAATGAAGATGGACTGCTTGTAGTAGAAGTGCCTGACGTTGAGGCTATATTAACCAATAATCTTTATTCAAATATATTTCACGAGCATTTGAACTACTTTTCGCAAGTGTCAATTAACAGGTTATTTGCAAGATATGGATTTAAGTCTGTTTATGAAACAAAAGTTAATATCCATGGAGGCTCCTTACTCGTATTTTATAAACTAAGACAATTAGATGAAATAAGCAATATTAGTAAAGAATTCCGTAATAAGCTTAAAAGTTTTGCTGAGAATATTAGCAAGTACTATTCTCGAATTAATAGGCTTATATTGGATTTGTCCAGAGAAAATAAGATTATCCATGGGTATGGAGCATCTCACAGAACTTTCATTTTGCTTGGTAATGCTCATTTGCACGACTGTATACCTATTATATATGACAGTAATCCTTTCCTAGATAATAGAAGACTTAATGGCTTTCATTCATTGGTCATGAACCCTGATACCATAGTAAACAATAATCCTGATACTATTGTGGTTTTTGCAACTTCATATGAAAGCGAAATAGTAAAGGATTTAAGAGAAAAATATCACTATGATAAGCAGATAATATCCTTAAGATTTGAGGCGGATGAATCTAATGATTACAAAAGAGATTAG
- a CDS encoding transketolase family protein, translating to MKQAKKDDRIFVITPDLGYSVFDTFAEEFPDKFLNVGIAEQNAIGIASGLALSGRLVYVYSIIPFMTMRCYEQIRVDVAYMNTNVRIVGVGAGLSYGSAGATHHAIEDIAIMRVLPNMTVCCPGDPLEVEWVMNKSVMYNGPMYIRLGKSGESNIHQQKIGCEFGKAIPLLKGDTLAILTTSNMLEIGFELSKRLREVGLSIELASMPVVKPLDVEYIMQLVERDLSIVTLEEHSIIGGFGSAVAEVIAELNCKVKFKRIAIKDCYSHCVGGHRVLREHFGLCTDKIFCELIGFLADK from the coding sequence ATGAAGCAGGCAAAAAAGGATGATAGGATTTTTGTTATTACCCCTGATTTGGGTTACTCGGTGTTTGATACTTTTGCAGAAGAGTTTCCCGACAAATTTTTGAATGTAGGAATTGCTGAGCAAAATGCAATTGGCATTGCTTCCGGATTAGCATTATCAGGAAGACTTGTATACGTATACAGTATAATACCTTTTATGACAATGAGATGTTACGAGCAAATAAGAGTCGATGTAGCATATATGAATACAAACGTAAGAATTGTGGGAGTAGGAGCAGGATTATCTTATGGTTCGGCAGGCGCTACCCATCACGCTATAGAGGATATTGCTATTATGAGAGTTCTTCCCAATATGACAGTATGTTGCCCTGGAGATCCTTTAGAAGTGGAGTGGGTAATGAATAAAAGTGTAATGTATAATGGACCTATGTATATAAGGCTTGGTAAGAGTGGTGAATCAAATATTCACCAGCAAAAAATAGGATGTGAATTTGGTAAGGCAATACCATTACTGAAAGGAGATACTCTTGCAATATTAACTACCAGCAATATGCTTGAAATCGGATTCGAATTAAGTAAGAGGCTCAGGGAGGTTGGACTAAGCATAGAGTTAGCGAGTATGCCTGTAGTAAAACCTTTAGATGTTGAGTATATTATGCAATTAGTAGAGAGAGATCTCTCTATAGTGACTCTTGAAGAACACAGCATTATTGGTGGATTTGGTAGTGCAGTAGCTGAGGTTATAGCAGAATTAAATTGTAAAGTGAAATTCAAACGAATAGCTATTAAAGATTGTTATTCACATTGCGTTGGAGGGCATAGAGTCTTAAGGGAGCACTTTGGTTTGTGCACTGATAAGATATTTTGTGAATTAATAGGCTTTTTGGCAGATAAGTGA